ACCCAGCTCGAGCAAGTCCTTGGTGTGGATCGCTCGCCGCGTGTCGGCCAGGCACATGGCATGGGCGACAGCCAGGGCTATGAGGACCGGATGGAGGCGACCAATTACGCCTTGACCCATGATGACGGCATCAGCAAGCGGCTCGACAACGCTGATGTCATCCTCATTGGCGTGTCGCGTTCGGGCAAGACACCGACCTGCCTGTACATGGCGCTGCACTACGGTCTCAAGGCGGCCAACTATCCGCTGACCGAGGAAGACCTGGAGCAGCACAGGCTGCCGTCTTTTCTGCGTCAGCACAAGTCCAAGCTGTTCGGCCTCACGATCGATCCAGATCGCCTGGCCCAGATTCGAGAGAATCGCCGGCCGGGTAGCCGCTACGCTTCGCCGCGTCAATGCCGTTATGAGGTTGACGCGGCTGAGGCCATGCTGCGCGCCGAGGGTGTGCCGATGCTTTCGTCGACCGATTCCTCGATCGAGGAACTGGCCAGCCGCATCCTGCTCGAGCTCGGGCTCGAGCGCGAGATGCACTGAGCCGACGGTGCCGGCATGCCGTGATCCGGTGACGGCGAGCTGCTGCACGCGTGTGGTATTCTCGCCCGCCATGCTGACCAAGTCGCGCCAATTACAGCCCTCCAGTCGCGTTCTGGCCCGCCGGCTGCCCGAACTGCACAGCGCCGTGTACCGTGCGCTGAACGTGCTGCTGCCCGACGGTCTGGCACGGAGCGATTGCCTGACCTCGCGGGTCGATGGGGGTCCCGAGCTGCAGCTGGAAGTCATTGAGCGCCACGCCTACACCACGTTTATCCGGTTGTCCTACGTCATCGGTGAGGAGCGTCAGCACAATCCAAACGCCCACGTGCGTATCTACCACGACGCGGGCATGGCCGAGGCGACTGCATTCAGCCCCCAGCAGGGGATCGAGCGCCTGGCCGGACCCGAGTTGTCGATGAACGCGCTGGTGGTTCGCAGCTGGCGCCTGAATCGGGCCTTGATGAAGTGGCTGGACTATCTGATCGCTCAGGGCCACGGCCCGGAAACCATGCGTCCGCTGGCGGACGCAAACGACCCGCATCGCTGCGGGCTTGTTGCCGAGCCCCCTGAACGCCACTGAAACTGCTCGCCCACTGGCCCCGTCGGTCCGGGTTGTTTACAATAGCCCTCCGGCAGCCGGGTAACGATTGTGCCGGCATTCGGTCAGCGGGCGGATCGGCCTCGGTCTCGCCCGCTTCGTGTAGCTGGAGGTTCGAATTGGTTCCAATGCAGGCGGTACTCGGGCTGGAAGACGGCACCACGTTTTCCGGCATTGGCCTGGGTGCGTCCGGCGCCCGGATTGGCGAAGTGGTTTTCAATACCGCGATGACCGGCTACCAGGAAATCCTGACTGATCCGAGCTATGCTGGCCAGCTGGTGACGCTGACTGCTGCGCATGTTGGCAATACCGGGGTCAATGTGCAGGACGTCGAGTCGTCGCGGATTCACGCCCGTGGCTTGATCATCCGGCACTACCCGCGACGCCACAGCAGCTGGCGTGCCAGCCAGTCCCTGTCGGACTGGCTGCTCGGCGAGAACTGCTGCGGCATTGCCGGCGTTGATACACGTGCTCTGACGATGCGCCTGCGCGAGGCCGGTGCACTGAATGGCTGCCTGATGGTTGGTGCCTCGGTTGACGCGAATGAAGCCGTCGAACGTGCCCGCCAGTGCGAGCCAATGAGCGGGCGTGATCTGGCGCGCGAGGTCAGCGTCGACCGTTCTTACCAATGGCGGGAAGGCAGCTGGGATCTTGGCAGCGGTCGGTACCGGACCGGCAGTGGCCGGTTTCACGTCGTGTGCTACGATTTTGGCGTCAAGCGCAATATCCTGCGGCTGCTGGTCGACGCGGGCTGTCGGGTGACCGTGGTTCCGGCCCGCACGCCCTGCGATGAGGTCCTGTCGCTTGCCCCGGACGGTGTCATGCTGTCGAACGGCCCCGGGGATCCGCAACCCTGTTCCTATGCAATTGACGCCATACGGATCCTGCTCGAACGCCGGGTGCCCGTGTTCGGCATTTGCCTTGGCCATCAATTGATGGCGCTGGCGGCCGGGGCGCGAACGGTCAAGCTGAAGTTCGGCCACCACGGCGCCAATCATCCGGTCAAGGACCTGGCCACCGGCCAGGTGCTGATCACCAGCCAGAACCACGGCTTTGCCGTTGATGAGGCCAGCCTGCCAGACGCGGTCATCGCAACCCACCGTTCGCTGTTCGATGGAACTCTGCAGGGTATTCGAATCGAGGGCCGGCCCGCGATGGGCTTTCAGGGGCATCCGGAAGCCAGTCCTGGCCCACACGATCTGCGGCCGTTGTTTGATCGCTTTGCCGACTTGATGGAAACCGCGGATGAACGCGGATGAACGCAGATCTGAACGAAATTTCAGAGCGAATCATCGGGTGTGCTTACCCAGTGAGCCATTCTGTCCGTGGCGACGGCCACAGGATCGGTTTTTTGGTGACCAACTTCAACGCGGAGTATCGCGAAGTCCGGGAACTGAAGGCGGCCAGTGGCATTCTTTCCGAACGTCAGGCGCAGTTGCTCAGCTACGGGCCTTGTGGGAGTTTTCAGTCGGGATTGCTCGTGAACCTCGGGCGCTCAAAGGTGCAGATAATGCGAACGGTTCATCAATTGTGATTTTCAATCCGCGTTCATTCGCGATCATCTGCGGTTAGATATTCATGCCCAAACGAACAGACATCCAGTCCATCCTGATCATCGGCGCCGGGCCGATCGTGATTGGTCAGGCCTGCGAATTCGACTACTCGGGCGTACAGGCTGTCAAGGCACTCAGGGAAGAAGGCTACCGCGTCATTCTGGTCAACTCGAATCCGGCCACGATCATGACCGATCCGGAAATCGCCGATGTGGTCTATATCGAGCCGATTCGCTGGGACGTGGTGCGCGACGTCATCGAGAAGGAGCGGCCCGATGCGCTACTGCCAACCATGGGCGGGCAGACCGCGCTGAATTGTGCGCTGGATCTGGTTCGTGAAGGCGTTCTCGAAGCGTTTGGGGTCGAGATGATCGGTGCCTCGCGCGAAGCGATCGATATGGCCGAGGACCGAGAAGCCTTCCGCGAGGCGATGCGCGACATCGGCCTGGAATCGCCCGAAGCCGAGGTGGCTCATTCGCTCGATCAGGCCATCGAGATTCAGCAGCGCATCGGCTTTCCGATCATCATTCGCCCGTCTTTCACGCTCGGTGGCTCCGGTGGTGGTGTCGCCTATAACCGCGAGGAGTTCGTGCAGATTGTCGAGCACGGCCTGGACCTGTCGCCGACCAACGAGGTCCTGCTTGACGAGTCCCTGCTGGGGTGGAAGGAATTCGAGCTGGAAGTCGTGCGCGACAAGGCTGACAACTGCATCATCGTCTGTTCGATCGAGAATCTCGATCCGATGGGCGTGCATACCGGTGACTCGATTACCGTGGCGCCGGCGCAGACGCTGACCGACAAGGAGTACCAGGTTCTCAGGAACGCCGCCATTGCGGTCCTCAGGAAGATCGGAGTCGATACCGGGGGCTCCAACGTTCAGTTCGCGATCGATCCGGACAGTGGTCGAGTGGTCGTGATCGAAATGAACCCGCGCGTGTCGCGCTCCTCGGCGCTGGCGTCCAAGGCGACCGGTTTCCCGATTGCCAAGGTTGCCGCAAAGCTGGCGGTGGGCTATACCCTCGACGAGCTGGAAAACGAGATCACCGGGGGCGCGACACCGGCATCCTTCGAGCCGTCGATCGACTACGTCGTCACCAAGATCCCGCGTTTCGCCTTCGAGAAGTTTCCGGCTGCCGACGACCGCCTGACGACGCAGATGAAGTCGGTCGGAGAGGCGATGGCCATCGGTCGCACCTTCCAGGAATCCCTGCAGAAGGCCCTGCGGAGCCTGGAGACGGGGCTGACTGGCCTGGACCCGGTTGTTTTCGATGATGAAGTCGATGTCGACGAGCTGACCCTGATTCGCCGCGAGATGCGCCAGGCGGGGCCGGATCGTCTGCTGTTCGTGGCCGAAGCCATGCGCCGTGGACTCGCGTTCGACGAGATTCATGCGCTGTCGCGGATCGACCCCTGGTTCCTGGACCAGCTGGCCGAACTGATCGAGGTCGAGCAGCAGGTCATAGACCATGGCATTGCAGGTCTGGACGCTCATCGCCTGCTCGAGCTCAAGCGCTACGGTTTTTCCGATGCGCGCATTGCAGCGCTGGTCGAAGTCGGCGAAGCCGCGATCCGCAAGTTGCGCGGCGGTTTCGGGCTGCGCCCGGCCTATCGCAGGGTGGATACCTGTGCGGCCGAGTTTGCCACCTCAACGGCCTACCTGTATTCGACCTGGGGAGAGCAATGCGAGGCGAATCCCGGCCAGCGTCGCAAGATCATGGTGCTCGGCGGCGGTCCCAACCGCATTGGCCAGGGGATCGAGTTCGATTACTGCTGTGTGCACGCCGCCGTGGCCATGCGCAAGCTGGGTTTCGAGACCATCATGGTTAACTGCAACCCGGAGACCGTGTCGACCGATTACGATACCTCCGATCGGCTCTACTTCGAGCCGCTGACCCTGGAGGATGTGCTGTCGATCGTCGAGGTCGAGCAGCCCGAAGGCGTCATCATCCAGTTCGGTGGTCAGACGCCACTCAAGCTCGCCCGCTCACTGGAAGCCGCCGGGGTTCCGATCATCGGCACCAGCCCGGACTGCATCGATTTGGCCGAAGACCGCCAGCGCTTCCAGGCGCTGCTCAACGAACTGGGCCTCAAACAGCCGTCCAACCGTACCGCGCGCAACCCCGAAGAGGCGCTGGTGCTTGCGCGTGAAGTGGGTTATCCGCTGGTCGTGCGACCCTCCTACGTGCTTGGTGGCCGCGCCATGGACATTGTCCACGGCGAAGACGAGCTGAGGCGCTACATGCGGGAAGCGGTCAAGGTGTCCAATGATTCACCGGTTCTGCTCGATCATTTTCTCGACCATGCCATCGAGGTCGATGTGGACGCGGTCTGTGACGGTGAGCGGGTGGTCATCGGCGGCGTCATGGAGCATATCGAGGAGGCCGGGGTCCATTCCGGCGACTCCTCCTGCAGTCTGCCGCCGTTTTCGCTGGCCGATGAGACCGTCGAGTCGATTCGCCAGCAGACGCGCCAGATGGCGCTGGCGCTGCAAGTGGTTGGTCTCATGAATGTGCAGTTTGCGGTGCGCAACGGCGAGATCTTCGTGCTCGAAGTTAATCCGCGTGCATCGCGCACCGTGCCCTTCGTATCCAAGGCCACCGGCGTGGCGCTGGCCCAGGTGGCCGCCTGCTGCATGGTTGGAAAAATGCTTTCAGAACAGGGCTTTGAAAGTGATCTTGAAAGTCCGTTCTATTCGATCAAGGAGCCGATCTACCCGTTCATCAAATTTCTGGGTGTGGATCCCATTCTCGGCCCGGAAATGCGGTCGACCGGTGAAGCCATGGGAGTGGGCCGGACGTTCGGTTCGGCGGTGGCGCGTGCTCAGCAGGGTGTCGGCATCAACCT
This DNA window, taken from Pseudomonadota bacterium, encodes the following:
- a CDS encoding kinase/pyrophosphorylase, whose translation is MRRTVFFVSDGTAITAETFGHSLLTQFSGVEFRQVRLPFVDTPSKARDAAALIDRAAEAEGVRPLVFSTIVDIDVGEVLADCSGHLFDLFGTFVTQLEQVLGVDRSPRVGQAHGMGDSQGYEDRMEATNYALTHDDGISKRLDNADVILIGVSRSGKTPTCLYMALHYGLKAANYPLTEEDLEQHRLPSFLRQHKSKLFGLTIDPDRLAQIRENRRPGSRYASPRQCRYEVDAAEAMLRAEGVPMLSSTDSSIEELASRILLELGLEREMH
- a CDS encoding DUF1249 domain-containing protein, with protein sequence MPACRDPVTASCCTRVVFSPAMLTKSRQLQPSSRVLARRLPELHSAVYRALNVLLPDGLARSDCLTSRVDGGPELQLEVIERHAYTTFIRLSYVIGEERQHNPNAHVRIYHDAGMAEATAFSPQQGIERLAGPELSMNALVVRSWRLNRALMKWLDYLIAQGHGPETMRPLADANDPHRCGLVAEPPERH
- the carA gene encoding glutamine-hydrolyzing carbamoyl-phosphate synthase small subunit is translated as MQAVLGLEDGTTFSGIGLGASGARIGEVVFNTAMTGYQEILTDPSYAGQLVTLTAAHVGNTGVNVQDVESSRIHARGLIIRHYPRRHSSWRASQSLSDWLLGENCCGIAGVDTRALTMRLREAGALNGCLMVGASVDANEAVERARQCEPMSGRDLAREVSVDRSYQWREGSWDLGSGRYRTGSGRFHVVCYDFGVKRNILRLLVDAGCRVTVVPARTPCDEVLSLAPDGVMLSNGPGDPQPCSYAIDAIRILLERRVPVFGICLGHQLMALAAGARTVKLKFGHHGANHPVKDLATGQVLITSQNHGFAVDEASLPDAVIATHRSLFDGTLQGIRIEGRPAMGFQGHPEASPGPHDLRPLFDRFADLMETADERG
- the carB gene encoding carbamoyl-phosphate synthase large subunit; this encodes MPKRTDIQSILIIGAGPIVIGQACEFDYSGVQAVKALREEGYRVILVNSNPATIMTDPEIADVVYIEPIRWDVVRDVIEKERPDALLPTMGGQTALNCALDLVREGVLEAFGVEMIGASREAIDMAEDREAFREAMRDIGLESPEAEVAHSLDQAIEIQQRIGFPIIIRPSFTLGGSGGGVAYNREEFVQIVEHGLDLSPTNEVLLDESLLGWKEFELEVVRDKADNCIIVCSIENLDPMGVHTGDSITVAPAQTLTDKEYQVLRNAAIAVLRKIGVDTGGSNVQFAIDPDSGRVVVIEMNPRVSRSSALASKATGFPIAKVAAKLAVGYTLDELENEITGGATPASFEPSIDYVVTKIPRFAFEKFPAADDRLTTQMKSVGEAMAIGRTFQESLQKALRSLETGLTGLDPVVFDDEVDVDELTLIRREMRQAGPDRLLFVAEAMRRGLAFDEIHALSRIDPWFLDQLAELIEVEQQVIDHGIAGLDAHRLLELKRYGFSDARIAALVEVGEAAIRKLRGGFGLRPAYRRVDTCAAEFATSTAYLYSTWGEQCEANPGQRRKIMVLGGGPNRIGQGIEFDYCCVHAAVAMRKLGFETIMVNCNPETVSTDYDTSDRLYFEPLTLEDVLSIVEVEQPEGVIIQFGGQTPLKLARSLEAAGVPIIGTSPDCIDLAEDRQRFQALLNELGLKQPSNRTARNPEEALVLAREVGYPLVVRPSYVLGGRAMDIVHGEDELRRYMREAVKVSNDSPVLLDHFLDHAIEVDVDAVCDGERVVIGGVMEHIEEAGVHSGDSSCSLPPFSLADETVESIRQQTRQMALALQVVGLMNVQFAVRNGEIFVLEVNPRASRTVPFVSKATGVALAQVAACCMVGKMLSEQGFESDLESPFYSIKEPIYPFIKFLGVDPILGPEMRSTGEAMGVGRTFGSAVARAQQGVGINLKHNGRAFLSVRDADKERLLPVARELAERGFGLVATQGTWTFLVENGVECDYVNKVIQGRPHIVDLIKNDDIDYIVNTTEGRQAIADSFSIRREALQRKVNYSTTIAGARATLKAMDHWYERGVRSLAELHES